Proteins from a single region of Chryseobacterium scophthalmum:
- a CDS encoding glucose-1-phosphate adenylyltransferase yields the protein MKHNVISIVLGGGRGTRLFPLTYTRSKPAVPIAGKYRLVDIPISNCLNSGLNKILVLTQFNSASLNSHIKNSYHFDIFSQGFVDILAAEQNVDSDSWFQGTADAVRQSMKHLEKYDYEYILILSGDQLYQMDFNEMLDFHIDNGGDVTIATIPVNAKDATGFGILKSDDDGNITSFVEKPGFDELEGLQSEVSDENKMKGKEFLASMGIYIFSKSILKKMFEDGAGDDFGKDIIPNSIGKYTTLSYQYEGYWTDIGTIESFYEANLDLCHDFPQFNLFSSAPIFTRARMLPPSKVNGSYVSKAVFGDGCIIMADKIENSVIGNRTRVDKGSTIVNSYIMGADFYQNTTEIVNNDRKGLPNMGIGKYCYIEKAILDKNCFIGDNVRIIGGKHLQDGDYGTHSVQDGIVVVKKGAILPPGTHIG from the coding sequence ATGAAACACAACGTTATTTCTATTGTGTTGGGAGGAGGTAGAGGAACAAGGCTTTTTCCATTGACTTATACAAGGTCTAAACCCGCTGTTCCGATTGCAGGAAAATACAGATTGGTAGATATTCCGATCTCGAATTGTTTGAATTCAGGATTAAATAAGATCCTAGTTTTGACTCAGTTTAATTCGGCTTCTCTTAACTCGCATATTAAAAATTCTTACCACTTTGATATTTTCAGTCAAGGTTTTGTAGATATTTTGGCTGCAGAGCAGAATGTTGACAGTGACAGCTGGTTTCAGGGAACTGCAGATGCGGTTCGCCAATCGATGAAACATCTTGAAAAATACGATTATGAGTATATTCTTATTCTTTCAGGAGATCAGTTGTATCAGATGGATTTTAATGAAATGCTCGATTTCCATATCGATAATGGAGGTGATGTTACGATTGCAACCATTCCTGTCAACGCAAAAGATGCAACAGGTTTTGGAATCTTAAAATCTGATGATGATGGAAACATTACTTCATTCGTAGAAAAGCCAGGATTTGATGAACTTGAAGGCTTACAGTCTGAAGTTTCAGACGAGAATAAAATGAAGGGAAAAGAGTTTTTAGCTTCAATGGGAATTTATATTTTCTCTAAAAGCATTCTTAAAAAAATGTTTGAAGATGGAGCGGGAGATGATTTCGGAAAAGATATTATCCCAAATTCTATAGGGAAATACACTACGTTAAGTTATCAATATGAAGGTTACTGGACGGATATTGGAACCATTGAATCTTTCTACGAAGCCAACTTAGATTTGTGTCACGATTTTCCACAGTTCAATCTTTTTTCATCAGCACCAATTTTTACGCGTGCAAGAATGCTTCCGCCATCAAAAGTGAACGGTTCGTATGTAAGCAAGGCTGTTTTCGGAGACGGATGTATTATTATGGCAGATAAAATTGAAAATTCTGTGATTGGAAACCGTACAAGAGTTGATAAAGGCAGTACGATTGTAAATTCTTATATTATGGGAGCTGATTTTTATCAAAATACTACAGAAATTGTAAATAATGACAGAAAAGGTTTACCTAATATGGGAATCGGGAAATACTGCTACATTGAAAAAGCAATTTTAGATAAAAACTGCTTCATCGGTGATAATGTAAGAATTATTGGCGGAAAACATCTTCAGGACGGTGATTACGGAACACATTCGGTACAGGATGGAATTGTTGTCGTGAAAAAAGGTGCGATACTTCCTCCTGGAACTCACATTGGATAA
- a CDS encoding leucyl aminopeptidase family protein, producing MQLFNKKNKQYAQIFQLFTEESWTLNSKKFNKNIALLFSGKKHEVFIETNEKTITYYIGLGKETLQNFEFQQIGVKFSQTQKKNIQTVPTLLISEFINQKQFEEFTKGLLLGTYTYPFDKTHPFWNKSFELHFGNLSQKKLDTISSRIDAICEGQVACQDWLNKPANLKKPEIFNTYLKNLAKKNQLKYTVFNRKKCEELGLGAFLSVNQGSAYDAAFTILEYKTTEKNAKTFGLVGKCVLFDTGGISLKASDNMHYMKSDMGGATAVIGALIYASQMKLPVNITAILPITDNAISENAYLPSDVITAYNGKTIEVLNTDAEGRMTLADGLSYLSKNYKTDILIDLATLTGSSVRMFGDTCGAMFSNNEDLKNLLIKTGDKTNQRLWNLPLWDVWLDDFKSDVADFKNISMKPLGDCIIAAKFLEQFIGNHPNWAHLDIAGVAFGSVGYAKEKAATGFGVQLLADLIENYH from the coding sequence ATGCAATTATTCAACAAAAAAAATAAACAATACGCTCAGATTTTTCAATTATTCACAGAAGAATCCTGGACTTTAAACTCTAAAAAATTCAACAAAAATATTGCCCTTCTTTTTTCAGGAAAAAAACATGAAGTCTTTATTGAAACCAATGAAAAAACCATCACTTATTATATAGGTCTTGGAAAAGAAACTTTACAGAATTTTGAATTTCAGCAAATTGGAGTAAAATTCTCTCAGACTCAGAAAAAAAATATACAAACCGTACCTACGTTATTAATTTCTGAATTCATCAATCAAAAACAATTTGAAGAGTTCACAAAAGGATTACTATTGGGAACTTACACTTACCCATTTGATAAAACCCATCCTTTTTGGAATAAATCTTTCGAGCTTCATTTTGGGAATTTAAGCCAGAAAAAATTAGATACTATTTCTTCAAGAATAGATGCGATCTGTGAAGGACAAGTAGCTTGTCAGGATTGGCTTAATAAACCTGCCAATTTAAAAAAGCCTGAGATTTTCAATACTTATCTAAAGAATTTAGCCAAGAAAAATCAGCTGAAATACACTGTTTTTAATAGAAAAAAGTGTGAAGAATTAGGTCTTGGAGCTTTCCTTTCTGTTAATCAGGGAAGTGCTTATGATGCAGCTTTTACTATTTTGGAATATAAAACAACGGAGAAAAATGCCAAAACTTTTGGACTTGTAGGAAAATGCGTTTTATTTGACACTGGAGGAATTTCCTTAAAAGCCTCAGACAATATGCACTACATGAAATCTGACATGGGAGGCGCAACCGCAGTGATTGGAGCGCTAATTTACGCATCGCAAATGAAACTTCCCGTTAACATTACAGCAATTTTACCGATTACAGACAATGCAATTTCTGAAAATGCCTACTTACCAAGCGATGTCATCACGGCTTACAACGGAAAAACAATTGAAGTATTAAACACCGATGCAGAAGGCAGAATGACTCTTGCAGACGGCCTGTCTTACCTTTCAAAAAATTATAAAACCGATATTTTAATTGATCTTGCAACCCTTACAGGAAGTTCTGTAAGAATGTTTGGAGATACTTGTGGAGCGATGTTTTCTAACAATGAGGATTTGAAAAATCTTTTAATTAAAACCGGTGATAAGACTAATCAGAGATTATGGAATCTGCCATTATGGGATGTTTGGTTGGATGATTTTAAATCTGATGTTGCCGATTTTAAAAATATTTCAATGAAACCTCTCGGAGATTGTATTATTGCTGCAAAATTTCTGGAGCAATTCATCGGAAACCATCCCAACTGGGCACATCTCGACATTGCAGGAGTTGCATTTGGAAGTGTAGGATACGCAAAAGAAAAAGCAGCAACCGGCTTTGGAGTGCAATTACTGGCCGATTTAATCGAAAATTATCATTAA
- the glgB gene encoding 1,4-alpha-glucan branching protein GlgB: MNFVKTYTLFTDHDVYLFKEGKHYRLYEKFGAHSVEKDGIKGVYFSVWAPNAKKVSVIGNFNNWNHREHILFPRWDQSGIWEGFIPALSLGTLYKYAIETVQGKILEKSDPYALSWEQNLQAASMVSTNWYEWGDQEWQEKRWQKNSLDAPISVYELHLGSWLRNENNPEKFLNYRDIASKLVPYINEMGFTHVEFMPVMEYPYDPSWGYQITGFFAATSRFGSPQDLMFLINELHKNDIGVILDWVPSHFPGDANGLHRFDGSYLYEHEDPRKGFHPDWKSYIFNYGRNEVKSFLISNAVFWLDRYHADGLRVDAVTSMLHLDYSRNEGEWEPNIYGENVNLEAKAFLQEFNTAVYKEFGNNIMTIAEESSDFPKLTKPVHEGGVGFGMKWMMGWMHDTLFYFKEDPINRKHHHNKLTFSSMYMYNENYMIPLSHDEVVHGKASLIYKMKGDEWQKFANLRALYVYMFTHPGAKLLFMGDEFGQTNEWNFKQSLDWHLLEYPVHKGLQTLVKDLNHLYKNETALFENQFDQNGFEWVEANDKENSVYIYLRKGKRRDDVFMVILNLTPNVLDYKVGVNLGTHWEVVLNSDDEKYSGSGVEANIFREDHDEWMNRPRSISLNLPALSGIVLRQRKDKKYKLNRIKQHKK; the protein is encoded by the coding sequence ATGAATTTTGTAAAAACCTACACCCTTTTTACGGATCATGATGTCTATCTTTTTAAAGAAGGTAAACATTACAGACTCTACGAAAAGTTTGGTGCTCATTCTGTTGAGAAAGACGGAATAAAAGGGGTTTATTTTTCGGTTTGGGCTCCGAATGCTAAAAAAGTTTCCGTTATCGGGAATTTTAATAACTGGAATCACCGCGAACACATCCTTTTTCCGAGATGGGATCAATCCGGGATTTGGGAAGGCTTTATTCCTGCACTTTCCTTGGGTACACTTTACAAGTATGCAATAGAAACTGTACAGGGGAAAATTTTAGAAAAAAGTGATCCATATGCTTTAAGTTGGGAACAAAATCTCCAGGCTGCATCAATGGTTTCTACCAATTGGTATGAATGGGGAGATCAGGAATGGCAAGAAAAACGCTGGCAAAAAAATAGTTTAGATGCTCCGATTTCCGTTTACGAATTACATTTAGGTTCGTGGCTACGAAACGAAAACAATCCTGAAAAATTTCTTAATTACAGAGATATCGCCTCGAAACTGGTTCCTTATATTAATGAAATGGGTTTCACTCATGTAGAGTTTATGCCTGTGATGGAATATCCTTATGATCCGAGTTGGGGGTATCAGATTACCGGTTTTTTTGCGGCAACGTCTCGTTTTGGTTCTCCGCAAGATTTAATGTTCTTAATTAATGAACTTCATAAAAATGATATTGGCGTTATTTTAGACTGGGTTCCTTCGCATTTTCCGGGTGATGCAAATGGATTGCATCGTTTTGACGGTTCTTATTTATATGAACATGAAGATCCCAGAAAGGGGTTTCATCCCGATTGGAAATCTTATATTTTTAATTACGGACGAAATGAAGTGAAATCTTTTTTAATTTCAAATGCTGTCTTCTGGCTCGATCGTTATCACGCAGACGGACTTCGGGTTGATGCAGTAACTTCGATGCTTCATTTGGATTATTCAAGAAATGAAGGTGAATGGGAACCGAATATTTATGGAGAAAATGTAAATCTTGAAGCAAAAGCTTTTCTTCAGGAATTTAATACAGCAGTTTATAAAGAATTTGGAAATAATATCATGACCATTGCCGAGGAAAGTTCAGACTTTCCAAAGCTGACAAAACCTGTCCACGAAGGCGGAGTAGGATTTGGTATGAAGTGGATGATGGGTTGGATGCATGATACTTTGTTTTATTTTAAAGAAGATCCAATCAATAGAAAACATCATCATAACAAACTGACTTTTTCTTCGATGTATATGTATAATGAAAATTATATGATTCCGCTTTCGCACGATGAAGTGGTACACGGAAAAGCCAGTCTGATCTATAAAATGAAAGGCGATGAATGGCAGAAATTTGCTAATCTCAGAGCTTTATACGTTTATATGTTTACGCATCCAGGAGCAAAATTATTGTTTATGGGAGATGAATTCGGGCAAACCAATGAATGGAATTTTAAACAGAGCTTAGATTGGCATTTATTGGAATATCCGGTTCATAAAGGCTTGCAGACTCTAGTGAAGGATCTGAATCATCTGTATAAGAACGAAACAGCACTTTTTGAAAATCAATTTGATCAAAATGGTTTTGAATGGGTTGAAGCTAATGATAAAGAAAATTCTGTATATATTTATTTAAGGAAAGGAAAAAGACGGGATGATGTTTTTATGGTCATTTTAAATCTTACCCCAAATGTTTTAGATTATAAAGTTGGCGTAAATTTAGGAACACACTGGGAAGTAGTTTTGAATTCTGATGATGAAAAATACAGTGGAAGCGGAGTTGAGGCGAATATTTTCAGAGAAGATCATGATGAATGGATGAATCGCCCAAGATCAATAAGCCTGAATCTTCCTGCGCTTTCCGGAATTGTTTTAAGACAGAGAAAAGATAAAAAGTATAAATTAAATAGGATTAAACAACACAAAAAATGA
- a CDS encoding glycogen synthase, producing the protein MTIFHLSTECYPVAKVGGLADVVGALPKYQNKIKEVNAKVVMPWYNKHFVYDYDFEVVFDGFIHQGPNMLQVQVMKETTDVLGFELFMVKIPGLLDRENPYGYEDESFQFLAFQQGVLHWLTAMKIRPDVLHCHDYHTGLVPFMIENCEEFEFLKGVKTIGTIHNGEYQGMMSWDMVNYMLPFDHHKWGLLDWNGFINPLASMIKCCSAFTTVSEGYLEELFVSFRGLESLVREEFSKAYGIINGIDTDVWNPQTDPMIDFNFNSKNALKIKKKNKAKLCKEYGLNPELPLFAFIGRFATEKGADLLPDLIWRSIKQSFGGLNIIVLGSGNAYIEQQLKELDSVYSNFATDIGYKEHLSHKIYASADFLLMPSRVEPCGLNQMYAMRYGTVPVVSYTGGLRDTVKDITTGGSGLNFTYPGVDDIIHAMSRGVNIYKNKAQMDELVLSNMKFDFAWEKSAEKYLTLYKN; encoded by the coding sequence ATGACAATATTTCACCTCAGTACAGAATGTTATCCCGTAGCAAAAGTTGGCGGACTTGCAGATGTGGTCGGTGCTTTGCCAAAATATCAGAACAAAATAAAAGAGGTCAACGCAAAAGTAGTAATGCCTTGGTACAATAAACATTTTGTGTACGATTATGATTTTGAAGTGGTTTTTGATGGGTTTATTCATCAAGGTCCCAATATGCTTCAGGTTCAGGTAATGAAAGAAACTACAGATGTTTTGGGATTTGAATTGTTTATGGTGAAAATTCCCGGTTTGCTCGATCGTGAAAATCCATACGGCTATGAAGATGAAAGTTTTCAGTTTTTAGCTTTTCAGCAAGGAGTTTTACATTGGTTAACGGCGATGAAAATTCGTCCTGATGTGTTGCATTGTCATGATTACCACACCGGTTTGGTTCCTTTTATGATAGAAAATTGTGAAGAGTTTGAATTTTTAAAAGGTGTAAAAACCATAGGAACGATTCACAACGGAGAATATCAGGGAATGATGAGTTGGGATATGGTCAATTATATGCTTCCTTTTGATCATCACAAATGGGGACTTCTCGACTGGAATGGATTTATTAATCCTTTGGCGAGTATGATCAAGTGTTGTAGTGCTTTTACAACGGTTTCCGAAGGGTATCTTGAAGAACTGTTTGTAAGTTTCAGAGGCCTTGAAAGTTTGGTAAGAGAAGAATTTTCTAAAGCTTATGGAATTATCAACGGGATTGATACCGATGTTTGGAATCCACAAACCGATCCGATGATCGATTTTAATTTTAATAGTAAGAATGCGCTTAAAATAAAGAAGAAAAACAAGGCTAAGCTTTGTAAAGAATATGGTTTAAATCCTGAACTTCCTTTGTTTGCTTTTATCGGAAGATTTGCTACTGAAAAAGGTGCAGATTTGCTTCCTGATTTAATTTGGCGAAGCATTAAGCAGAGTTTTGGAGGTTTGAATATTATCGTTCTCGGTTCAGGAAATGCTTACATAGAACAACAGTTGAAAGAATTAGATTCAGTTTATTCAAATTTTGCGACAGATATTGGATATAAAGAGCATCTTTCTCATAAAATTTACGCTTCGGCAGATTTTTTGTTGATGCCTTCAAGAGTTGAACCTTGCGGCCTCAATCAGATGTATGCAATGCGTTATGGGACTGTTCCTGTCGTGAGTTATACAGGTGGATTGAGAGATACTGTAAAAGATATTACAACAGGAGGTTCCGGCTTGAATTTTACCTATCCCGGAGTTGACGATATTATTCACGCGATGAGTCGTGGTGTGAATATTTACAAAAACAAAGCACAAATGGATGAATTGGTTTTGTCTAATATGAAATTTGACTTTGCCTGGGAAAAATCAGCTGAAAAATATTTAACATTATATAAAAATTAA
- a CDS encoding alpha/beta hydrolase, whose translation MKFTLNTAEKDNRPIFITGNFNKWNPKDYNFQLTILDENTYSIDIEDQLLGDDIEYKFTKGGWENVELDQYGNITPNRKVKKKSGTTNDFVEKWRFNWGPFKDEFFPIVEVISEEFYIPQLDRYRKVWALLPYDYYISDKKYPVLYLQDAQNLFNEGSAYGNWEIDKKLSILAEYGRGDVIVIAVEHGSEDRIKEYIFDNDNVANGSEGKKYIRFVTDTLKPFIDEHYRTKKDRENTGIGGSSLGALISLYSGFLYPEVYSKLLIFSPSLWIEPNNNFPMMSFRVPFKTKIYLYGGEQEGAKMVKRIQVFENYLKRWEKKNLFDFEFKTNINPDGEHSEFYWSQEFPRAIEWLFYNNTENPVEVTPQQENIKNKTI comes from the coding sequence ATGAAATTTACGCTCAATACGGCAGAAAAAGACAACAGACCTATTTTCATCACCGGAAATTTTAATAAATGGAATCCGAAAGATTACAATTTTCAACTTACAATTTTGGATGAAAACACCTACAGCATTGACATTGAAGACCAATTGCTCGGTGATGACATAGAATATAAATTCACAAAAGGCGGGTGGGAAAATGTAGAACTGGATCAATATGGAAACATTACGCCCAACAGAAAAGTCAAAAAAAAATCTGGAACAACCAATGATTTTGTAGAAAAATGGAGATTCAACTGGGGACCATTTAAAGATGAGTTCTTCCCTATTGTTGAGGTTATTTCTGAAGAATTTTACATTCCGCAGCTTGACCGTTACCGAAAAGTTTGGGCGCTTCTCCCCTACGATTATTATATTTCAGATAAAAAATATCCTGTTCTTTATCTTCAGGATGCTCAAAATTTATTCAATGAAGGCAGTGCATATGGAAACTGGGAAATCGACAAAAAGCTATCTATTCTTGCGGAATACGGTCGTGGAGATGTTATTGTAATCGCAGTAGAACACGGAAGCGAAGACCGAATTAAAGAATATATTTTTGATAATGATAACGTTGCCAACGGATCTGAAGGAAAAAAATACATCAGATTCGTTACAGACACTTTAAAACCTTTTATTGATGAACATTATCGCACAAAAAAAGACCGCGAAAACACAGGGATCGGCGGAAGTTCTTTAGGAGCGCTCATTAGTTTGTACAGTGGGTTTCTTTATCCTGAAGTTTATTCTAAACTGCTTATTTTTTCACCTTCGCTTTGGATAGAACCTAATAATAACTTTCCGATGATGAGTTTCAGAGTTCCTTTTAAGACTAAAATCTATCTTTATGGAGGCGAACAGGAAGGAGCTAAAATGGTAAAAAGAATTCAGGTTTTTGAAAATTATTTAAAACGGTGGGAAAAGAAAAATCTTTTTGATTTTGAATTTAAAACCAATATCAATCCCGACGGAGAACACAGCGAATTTTATTGGTCACAGGAATTTCCTAGAGCGATTGAATGGCTTTTCTATAACAATACAGAAAATCCTGTTGAAGTAACACCACAACAGGAAAATATTAAAAATAAAACGATTTAA
- a CDS encoding ATP-grasp domain-containing protein produces the protein MKEKTIVCISCYYKGYDFMDEMKKLGNKIILVTSENLKDKNWPWHAVDEVFYMPEIKPSVWNLDHLIQGFSHLMKTRKVNAVIALDDYDVEKAALIRETFRIPGMGQTTHRYFRDKLAMRQKAKDSGINVPEFTAVFNDQEVKDFTEKVSPPWVLKPRSEASASGIKKLKTQEELWNALEKLGEERHLFLLESFKPGDVYHVDSLTFNKEIVFTSASKYLAPPMQVSHEGGVFRTKTLGRYSEEFKALEEANAKVLNNFGLLNGATHTEFIRGKEDKKWYFLETSSRVGGAHIPDLVEASSNINIWREWAKIEDALLRGNHYEVSKPTGYYSGLIVALIKDLAPNYKDFECEEVVKFLPIDYHVGIVYKSKDSDIVQDRLDSAAEKIHAEMLNVLPPKDKPSS, from the coding sequence ATGAAGGAGAAAACCATCGTATGTATTTCGTGCTATTATAAAGGTTACGATTTTATGGACGAGATGAAAAAACTCGGTAATAAAATCATCCTCGTAACATCGGAAAATTTAAAAGACAAAAACTGGCCATGGCACGCTGTCGATGAAGTTTTCTATATGCCGGAGATAAAGCCTTCGGTCTGGAATCTCGATCATCTTATTCAGGGATTTTCTCACTTGATGAAAACCAGGAAAGTAAATGCTGTAATCGCTTTGGATGATTATGATGTTGAAAAAGCTGCACTGATTCGTGAGACATTCCGTATTCCCGGGATGGGACAGACAACGCACCGTTATTTCAGAGATAAACTGGCCATGCGTCAAAAAGCAAAAGATTCTGGAATCAACGTTCCTGAATTTACCGCTGTGTTTAATGATCAGGAAGTAAAAGATTTCACCGAAAAAGTTTCTCCGCCTTGGGTTTTAAAACCACGTTCAGAAGCTTCAGCATCAGGAATTAAAAAATTAAAAACTCAGGAAGAACTTTGGAATGCTTTGGAAAAACTGGGTGAAGAAAGACATTTATTTCTTCTCGAAAGTTTTAAACCGGGCGATGTTTATCATGTAGACAGTTTAACATTCAATAAAGAAATTGTTTTTACTTCTGCTTCAAAATACCTAGCTCCACCGATGCAGGTTTCTCATGAAGGCGGGGTTTTCAGAACCAAAACTTTAGGAAGATATTCTGAAGAATTTAAAGCTTTGGAAGAAGCTAATGCTAAAGTTTTAAACAATTTTGGTTTATTGAATGGTGCTACTCACACAGAATTCATTCGTGGTAAAGAAGACAAAAAATGGTATTTCCTCGAAACTTCCTCAAGAGTTGGAGGCGCCCATATTCCAGATTTGGTAGAAGCTTCGAGCAACATTAATATCTGGCGTGAATGGGCGAAAATTGAAGATGCACTATTAAGAGGAAATCATTACGAAGTTTCAAAACCGACTGGATATTATTCGGGATTGATTGTTGCGCTGATTAAAGATTTAGCTCCCAATTATAAAGATTTTGAATGTGAAGAAGTCGTGAAATTTCTTCCAATCGACTATCATGTAGGAATTGTTTATAAATCGAAAGATTCTGATATTGTTCAGGACAGACTTGATTCTGCAGCTGAAAAGATTCATGCGGAGATGCTGAATGTACTTCCCCCGAAAGATAAACCGAGTTCTTAA
- a CDS encoding ATP-grasp domain-containing protein yields MAKKVGILFGMEDTFPWAFIDKVNELGGGEVIAEAVNIDKLEQGADYGYAVIIDRISQDVPFYRAYLKNAALNGTYVINNPFWWSADEKFFNNALMTKLGIPLPKTVLLPSHERPTDTSETSFRNLKFPHDWEYIFDYVGFPAYMKPHDGGGWKSVYRVENPQDLWDKLSETEQLVMMVQEEIVFQDYYRVYCLGQKYVHIMPYEPRNAPHLRYETTHQTEGEDLKKLLKTIHDYTIKMNQALGYDFNTVEFAVRDGIPYAIDFCNPAPDADKNSVGEENFAWIVEHSAKLAIEKAKEYVPGKPNISWGTFVKDSVK; encoded by the coding sequence ATGGCAAAAAAAGTAGGAATTTTATTCGGGATGGAAGATACATTTCCGTGGGCATTTATTGATAAAGTAAACGAACTTGGAGGTGGAGAAGTAATCGCTGAAGCTGTGAATATAGATAAACTGGAGCAAGGTGCAGATTATGGTTATGCCGTGATTATCGACAGAATTTCTCAGGATGTTCCTTTCTACAGAGCTTATCTTAAAAATGCAGCTTTAAACGGAACCTATGTAATCAATAATCCTTTTTGGTGGAGTGCTGATGAAAAATTCTTCAACAATGCTTTAATGACGAAACTTGGAATTCCTTTACCTAAAACCGTTTTACTTCCTTCACACGAAAGACCTACAGATACCTCAGAAACTTCATTCAGAAACCTAAAGTTTCCACATGATTGGGAATATATTTTTGATTACGTAGGATTTCCGGCTTATATGAAACCTCATGATGGTGGTGGCTGGAAAAGCGTATACAGAGTAGAAAACCCGCAGGATCTTTGGGATAAACTGAGCGAAACAGAACAATTAGTAATGATGGTGCAGGAAGAAATTGTTTTCCAGGATTATTACAGAGTATATTGTTTAGGACAAAAATACGTTCACATTATGCCGTATGAGCCAAGAAATGCACCTCACTTGAGATATGAAACTACTCATCAAACAGAAGGTGAAGATTTGAAAAAATTATTGAAAACAATTCATGATTATACCATTAAAATGAATCAGGCTTTAGGATATGATTTCAACACCGTAGAATTTGCGGTAAGAGACGGAATTCCTTATGCAATTGATTTCTGTAACCCAGCTCCGGATGCAGACAAAAACTCTGTAGGAGAAGAAAATTTTGCATGGATTGTAGAACATTCTGCAAAATTAGCCATTGAAAAAGCTAAAGAATATGTTCCCGGAAAACCTAATATTTCGTGGGGAACTTTTGTAAAAGACTCTGTAAAATAA
- a CDS encoding alpha/beta hydrolase-fold protein: MPHIEHTDYYSNILGTSLKVEVTGHYGYPIIMFPTSQGLYTQNHDFHLNSSINYFIEQGKVKLYNVQTIDAWTFYDEKISPQQRIKNYEKYVQFLIQEFVPYIQKLHQIHRVAIAGASFGGYHAANFAFRFPDVISHLFCLSGAFSIRNFMDGYDGELVYFNCPREFVKNDEAWKYKHMHIVLSTSDEDICKDKNVEMAGILASKGIDFWYDEKKWINHDWPLWRMTFPTYIGAFF; encoded by the coding sequence ATGCCACATATAGAACATACAGATTATTATTCTAATATCTTAGGAACAAGCCTTAAAGTGGAAGTTACGGGACATTACGGTTATCCGATTATTATGTTTCCGACTTCACAGGGTTTATATACTCAAAATCATGATTTTCACCTGAACAGTAGCATCAATTATTTTATTGAACAGGGAAAAGTAAAATTATACAACGTTCAAACCATTGATGCATGGACTTTTTATGACGAAAAAATTTCGCCGCAACAAAGAATAAAAAATTACGAAAAATATGTCCAGTTTCTGATTCAGGAATTTGTTCCTTATATCCAAAAACTTCATCAGATCCATCGTGTTGCGATTGCAGGAGCGAGTTTCGGAGGTTATCATGCAGCTAATTTTGCATTCAGATTTCCTGATGTGATTTCGCATTTATTCTGTCTTTCGGGAGCATTCAGCATTCGAAATTTCATGGATGGATATGATGGTGAACTCGTTTATTTTAACTGTCCAAGAGAATTTGTAAAAAACGATGAAGCGTGGAAATATAAGCATATGCACATTGTTTTAAGCACTTCTGATGAAGATATATGCAAAGATAAAAATGTGGAAATGGCAGGGATTTTAGCCTCAAAAGGAATTGATTTCTGGTATGACGAAAAAAAATGGATCAATCACGACTGGCCACTTTGGAGAATGACTTTTCCAACGTACATCGGGGCATTTTTTTAA